In one Dreissena polymorpha isolate Duluth1 chromosome 7, UMN_Dpol_1.0, whole genome shotgun sequence genomic region, the following are encoded:
- the LOC127839377 gene encoding uncharacterized protein LOC127839377 has translation MASSRRIAIFGDSYVKRLGRHCNYDLKMPGELRFFAKGGMTAARPDVELLQELKTFQPHVVVVVLGGNDICTSSSPADIVSSLLRLQTQLHEAGTTRAFLQHL, from the exons ATGGCTTCCTCTCGAAGAATAGCTATATTTGGTGACAGTTATGTTAAACGACTTGGACGTCATTGTAATTATGATTTAAAG atgCCTGGAGAATTGCGATTTTTCGCTAAGGGGGGAATGACGGCAGCACGTCCTGACGTCGAGTTGCTACAGGAACTAAAGACATTCCAGCCGCACGTTGTCGTGGTGGTTCTGGGTGGAAACGACATATGCACTAGTTCGTCGCCTGCGGACATTGTGTCGTCTCTACTAAGGCTACAGACGCAGCTCCACGAAGCAGGAACCACGCGTGCATTTCTGCAACATTTGTGA